In one Ananas comosus cultivar F153 linkage group 12, ASM154086v1, whole genome shotgun sequence genomic region, the following are encoded:
- the LOC109718495 gene encoding ctenidin-1-like, protein MKISKSYSMYFFILCFGIFGYVTVTGVGNQISDKSYSDDRGGEGYHWGCNGQGGFGGGGGSGGGYRFGGGFGGSGDRVGFSYDGRSGGGFGFGSGWGRRGYGMGGNGGGGGGLGFGYGGDFGPGAGFGRGKGYRKEVASFSTPSKN, encoded by the coding sequence ATGAAAATCTCCAAAAGCTATTCCATGTACTTCTttattttatgctttggaatctTTGGCTATGTAACAGTGACCGGAGTCGGTAACCAAATCTCCGATAAGAGTTACTCAGATGATCGCGGAGGAGAAGGTTATCATTGGGGCTGTAATGGTCAAGGAGGATTCGGTGGAGGGGGTGGTAGCGGCGGTGGTTATAGGTTCGGAGGTGGTTTCGGTGGTAGTGGAGACAGGGTTGGGTTCAGTTACGACGGTAGAAGTGGTGgtggatttgggtttggatcCGGCTGGGGCCGCAGGGGGTATGGAATGGGTGgcaatggtggtggtggtggaggattAGGGTTTGGTTACGGTGGTGATTTTGGACCTGGTGCAGGATTTGGACGTGGCAAAGGGTACAGAAAGGAAGTAGCGTCATTCAGTACTCCTAGTAAGAACTAG